The Carnobacterium mobile DSM 4848 genome includes a window with the following:
- a CDS encoding alpha/beta hydrolase, with amino-acid sequence MKRKFGIGLAVLVIMIVIGLGFAGNYFYDVAVAINQKDFIEAADVDGDYDPKDPWLEEKKWYDEVNREKLSIESADGLKLSGVYIAGEPTSKKVAVLAHGYAGSLEQMAPYVKLYHDMGFNVLVPDARGHGTSEGDYIGFGWHERKDYLQWIQLMIDKVGEDAELALFGISMGGATVMNVSGEDLPSNVKVIVEDCGYSSLTGELAYQLKDMYDLPAFPLIPVTSLVTKVRSNYWFGEADTVEQVKKNKVPMLFIHGAEDKFVPTEMVYDVYETNSSTKELYIAPNADHADSYEENKEEYKQKVQDFVQSYIPD; translated from the coding sequence ATGAAAAGAAAATTTGGGATTGGTTTAGCTGTCCTAGTTATTATGATTGTTATTGGATTAGGGTTTGCCGGAAATTATTTTTATGATGTAGCCGTAGCTATAAATCAAAAGGATTTCATAGAAGCAGCAGATGTAGATGGAGACTATGATCCAAAAGACCCATGGCTAGAAGAAAAGAAATGGTACGATGAAGTAAATCGCGAAAAGTTATCGATTGAATCTGCGGATGGATTAAAACTTTCTGGAGTTTATATTGCGGGAGAACCGACTTCTAAAAAAGTAGCCGTATTGGCTCATGGTTATGCTGGAAGCTTGGAACAAATGGCACCTTATGTAAAATTATACCATGATATGGGATTTAACGTACTTGTGCCGGATGCCCGTGGTCATGGAACAAGCGAAGGGGACTATATCGGTTTTGGTTGGCATGAACGGAAAGATTATTTGCAATGGATCCAGCTGATGATCGATAAAGTCGGAGAAGATGCTGAATTGGCTTTATTCGGAATCAGTATGGGCGGCGCAACGGTTATGAACGTCAGCGGAGAAGACTTGCCGTCGAATGTAAAAGTGATTGTAGAAGATTGCGGCTATAGTTCCTTGACTGGAGAATTGGCTTATCAATTGAAAGATATGTATGACTTGCCGGCATTCCCTTTGATTCCAGTAACCAGTCTGGTAACAAAAGTACGTTCTAATTATTGGTTCGGAGAAGCAGATACAGTCGAACAAGTCAAAAAGAATAAAGTTCCTATGCTGTTTATTCATGGGGCAGAAGACAAATTTGTACCGACTGAAATGGTGTATGATGTATATGAAACCAATTCATCGACTAAAGAATTGTATATTGCACCGAATGCCGATCATGCAGATTCTTATGAAGAAAACAAAGAAGAA